From Candidatus Eisenbacteria bacterium, a single genomic window includes:
- a CDS encoding carbohydrate binding family 9 domain-containing protein gives MSDRARVRERRDGGPDDAQVAAGAVGRNLLTGSRVPALMWICFLALAPWASERALASEGGSSREARVYSISRTHSAIRVDGALDEDAWRNAVTVEIGYEVSPGENVAAPVRTEARLAYDNDALYVAFRAYDDRPSDVRARLTDRDPMPFDDAVGVMLDPFNDERRAVAFISNPLGVQTDFSRNDMSTEEEQEEDPSWDAIWSSAGRLTSEGYQVEIAIPFTSLRFPRAEGPQTWGFQLYRNYPRTVRHQLGSIPFDRGRNCIVCQYDKLAGFEGVTPGRSLELDPAFTMERIDETKTVSGDPPRAELGNGKPKGEPSLSMRWAVTPNWSLNGTLNPDFSQVEADAAQLTVNKRYAIFYPEKRPFFQEGGDFFATAIATVHTRTVVDPIWGVKLTGKEAGNTVGGFVTRDESTLLILPSRSAPLLLDEEITGGVLRLRADVGAGSTLGMIGTIREGGEYHNHVAGLDGHLRLGRSETLVLQALESSTRYPRGVAAEEGLPQGRLRDQAAVIGYAHETRDWSWSASLSEMGKDFRADAGFVPRVDTREKQVELYRTWWPADTDWITRASFGVEAEMVEDHDGTVTDEKIEVSVHADGRWQSYINPHFLRIMERYAGASYDLKKGIVRLGARPARAFNFWGAMTAGDGIDYENATPSRRSSGKLLYGGPGF, from the coding sequence ATGTCCGACAGGGCGCGCGTGCGCGAGAGAAGAGACGGTGGGCCGGATGATGCCCAGGTCGCGGCGGGGGCGGTGGGTCGCAACCTTCTGACCGGATCTCGAGTTCCGGCGCTCATGTGGATCTGCTTCCTCGCGCTCGCACCCTGGGCATCCGAGCGGGCCCTCGCAAGCGAAGGGGGCTCTTCGCGCGAGGCCAGGGTCTATTCGATCAGCCGAACCCACTCCGCGATCCGGGTCGACGGGGCGCTCGACGAGGATGCCTGGCGGAACGCGGTGACCGTCGAGATCGGCTACGAGGTGTCGCCAGGCGAGAACGTCGCGGCACCGGTCCGCACGGAGGCCAGGCTCGCCTACGACAACGATGCCCTCTACGTCGCGTTTCGCGCCTACGACGACCGCCCCTCGGATGTTCGGGCGCGGCTCACCGATCGCGACCCGATGCCGTTCGATGACGCCGTCGGCGTCATGCTCGATCCCTTCAACGATGAGCGGCGCGCAGTCGCCTTCATCTCGAATCCGCTCGGCGTGCAAACCGACTTCTCGCGCAACGACATGAGCACCGAAGAGGAGCAAGAGGAGGACCCGTCCTGGGACGCGATCTGGAGCTCGGCCGGCCGGCTGACGAGCGAAGGCTACCAGGTGGAGATCGCGATCCCGTTCACGTCCCTCCGGTTCCCCCGCGCGGAAGGGCCGCAGACATGGGGATTCCAGCTCTACCGGAACTACCCTCGGACCGTCCGCCATCAGCTCGGCTCGATCCCCTTCGACCGCGGGCGCAACTGCATCGTCTGCCAGTACGACAAGCTGGCGGGCTTCGAGGGCGTGACCCCCGGACGCAGCTTGGAGCTCGACCCCGCCTTCACGATGGAGCGGATCGACGAGACCAAGACGGTCTCCGGCGACCCCCCGCGCGCGGAGCTCGGGAATGGAAAGCCGAAGGGGGAGCCGAGCCTCAGCATGCGCTGGGCGGTGACGCCCAACTGGAGCCTGAACGGGACTCTCAACCCCGACTTCTCGCAGGTCGAGGCCGACGCAGCGCAGCTCACGGTCAACAAACGCTACGCGATCTTCTACCCGGAGAAGAGGCCGTTCTTCCAGGAGGGGGGCGACTTCTTCGCGACCGCGATCGCCACGGTCCACACGCGGACGGTCGTCGACCCGATCTGGGGCGTCAAGCTCACGGGGAAGGAAGCGGGGAACACCGTGGGCGGATTCGTGACGCGCGACGAGTCGACTCTGCTCATTCTCCCCTCCCGGAGCGCGCCGCTGCTTCTGGACGAGGAGATCACGGGGGGCGTCCTGCGGCTCCGGGCCGATGTGGGCGCCGGCTCGACCCTGGGGATGATCGGGACCATTCGCGAGGGGGGGGAGTATCACAATCACGTGGCCGGTCTCGATGGGCACCTGCGATTGGGGCGTAGCGAGACGCTCGTTCTGCAGGCGCTCGAGTCTTCGACGCGGTATCCGCGCGGCGTGGCGGCGGAGGAGGGGCTGCCTCAGGGCCGGCTCCGGGACCAGGCGGCCGTGATCGGCTACGCGCACGAAACAAGGGACTGGTCGTGGTCCGCCTCCCTGTCGGAGATGGGCAAGGACTTCCGCGCGGATGCCGGGTTCGTCCCGAGAGTGGACACGCGGGAGAAGCAGGTCGAGCTGTATCGCACATGGTGGCCGGCAGACACGGACTGGATCACGCGCGCGAGCTTCGGCGTCGAGGCCGAGATGGTGGAGGATCACGACGGCACGGTGACGGATGAGAAGATCGAAGTCTCGGTCCACGCGGACGGACGCTGGCAGAGCTATATCAATCCGCACTTCCTGCGTATCATGGAACGATATGCCGGGGCGAGCTACGACCTGAAGAAGGGGATCGTCCGGCTCGGCGCCCGTCCGGCCCGAGCCTTCAACTTCTGGGGGGCGATGACCGCCGGCGATGGGATCGACTACGAGAACGCGACGCCGTCGCGCAGAAGCTCGGGGAAGCTTCTCTATGGCGGGCCGGGCTTCG